In Papaver somniferum cultivar HN1 chromosome 1, ASM357369v1, whole genome shotgun sequence, a genomic segment contains:
- the LOC113284466 gene encoding two-pore potassium channel 5-like, with the protein MEREPLLASLVFQDEEIQSADDEFRLLERRNSGLTRSRTAPALPIMRDLLKHNDDQTFEGKTKQDSNSMVRQALVLLIIYLIFGVTIYSFNRENFSVIETHPVVDAFYFCVVTMSTIGYGDITPLTHATKIFACVYVLIGFGFIDILLSGLVNYALDLQEALFVATSHVNLGTRLATNTSDGLRFSVIRNYIFDVEKGRMRIRMKVGLAIGVVILCIGMGAAVLHFVEKLDVVDSIYLSVMSVTTVGYGDKAFNTLQGRCFALLWLLLSTLAVARAFLYLAELRIDKRHRIMAKKILHKEITVRDLLAADINCNGFLSKSDYVIHKLKEMGKINDRDILQICNQFDKIDTNNSGKITLPELLRAYTMNLAFTDV; encoded by the exons ATGGAAAGAGAACCACTATTAGCGTCACTTGTTTTTCAAGATGAGGAAATCCAGTCCGCTGATGATGAATTCAGATTACTTGAGAGAAGAAATTCTGGTCTTACTAGATCAAGAACTGCTCCTGCTCTGCCTATCATGAGAGACTTATTGAAACATAATGATGATCAAACCTTTGAAGGAAAAACTAAACAGGATTCAAATTCTATGGTTAGACAAGCATTAGTTTTACTGATTATATATCTAATTTTTGGTGTTACAATATATTCATTCAACAGAGAGAATTTCTCTGTTATTGAAACTCATCCTGTTGTTGATGCTTTTTATTTCTGTGTTGTTACTATGAGTACTATTGGGTATGGGGATATTACACCACTCACACACGCCACAAAAATTTTCGCTTGTGTTTATGTGTTAATAGGTTTTGGGTTTATAGACATCTTGTTAAGTGGCTTAGTAAATTATGCATTAGATTTGCAAGAAGCTTTGTTTGTGGCAACTAGTCATGTGAATCTGGGTACAAGGCTGGCGACTAATACCAGTGATGGTCTTCGTTTTTCGGTCAtcagaaattacatttttgaCGTAGAAAAAGGAAGAATGAGGATAAGAATGAAGGTTGGATTAGCAATTGGTGTTGTCATATTGTGTATTGGGATGGGTGCTGCGGTTTTACATTTTGTTGAGAAGTTAGAtgtggttgattcaatttatCTATCAGTTATGTCTGTTACCACAGTGGGATATGGTGATAAAGCTTTTAACACATTACAAGGGCGATGTTTTGCTTTGTTATGGCTTTTGTTGTCAACTTTGGCGGTTGCTAGAGCATTTTTGTATCTAGCAGAGTTAAGGATTGATAAAAGGCATAGAATTATGGCCAAGAAGATTTTGCATAAAGAAATCACAGTTAGAGACTTGCTTGCAGCTGATATCAATTGCAACGGCTTCCTCAG TAAATCCGACTATGTGATTCACAAGCTCAAAGAGATGGGAAAGATTAACGACAGAGATATATTGCAGATCTGCAACCAGTTTGACAAGATTGACACCAATAATTCTGGAAAGATAACACTTCCCGAATTACTAAGAGCATATACAATG AATCTGGCGTTCACTGATGTCTGA
- the LOC113284475 gene encoding probable xyloglucan endotransglucosylase/hydrolase protein 5 — MMKMADPSSNMKCLFVVCFFSVIGMAMGIAPKTAVSVPFGRNYDPTWSFDHIKYFNGGNEIELHLDNYTGTGFHSKGSYLYGHFHMHIKMVAGDSAGTVTAFYLSSNGNEHDEVDFEFLGNRTGEPYILQTNVFTGGEGKREQRIYLWFDPTAAYHTYSILWNSYHITFFVDDIPIRIFKNSQKLGLKFPFEKPMKLYSSLWNADDWATRGGLEKTDWSKAPFVAKYKGFHIDACQTSVNARFCETQGKRWWDQKEYQDLDAAQYRRLKWVRRKFTIYNYCQDKARFPTMPLECKIDRDA, encoded by the exons ATGATGAAAATGGCAGATCCTTCATCTAATATGAAGTGTTTGTTCGTGGTCTGTTTTTTCTCTGTGATTGGGATGGCAATGGGTATTGCACCAAAGACGGCAGTGAGTGTGCCATTCGGGAGAAACTATGACCCTACATGGTCATTTGATCACATCAAGTATTTCAATGGCGGTAATGAGATTGAGCTCCACCTCGACAACTACACTG GTACTGGATTTCACTCAAAGGGATCTTATCTGTATGGACACTTCCACATGCACATAAAGATGGTTGCAGGAGACTCGGCTGGAACTGTAACTGCTTTCTAT TTATCTTCAAACGGGAATGAGCATGATGAGGTAGACTTTGAGTTCTTGGGAAACAGGACAGGGGAGCCATACATTTTACAGACAAATGTCTTCACAGGCGGTGAAGGTAAAAGAGAGCAGCGAATCTACCTCTGGTTCGATCCAACAGCGGCTTACCACACCTATTCTATCCTCTGGAACTCCTACCACATCAC ATTTTTTGTCGATGATATCCCAATCAGGATATTCAAGAACAGTCAAAAGCTTGGACTGAAATTCCCATTCGAAAAACCCATGAAGTTGTACTCAAGTTTGTGGAACGCAGATGACTGGGCAACTAGGGGAGGGCTTGAGAAGACTGATTGGTCCAAGGCACCCTTTGTAGCTAAGTACAAGGGATTCCACATTGATGCTTGTCAGACATCAGTGAACGCCAGATTCTGTGAAACACAAGGAAAGAGGTGGTGGGATCAGAAGGAATACCAAGACCTTGATGCAGCCCAGTACAGGAGGCTCAAGTGGGTACGTAGGAAATTTACAATCTACAACTACTGCCAAGATAAAGCCAGGTTCCCCACAATGCCTCTCGAGTGCAAAATAGACAGGGATGCTTAA
- the LOC113284449 gene encoding O-fucosyltransferase 38-like: MVKGRIGSSSRNSARYKSILKPSTSLNSSITCVVLGFFVITIFFFICTSRYNDEPSKSFLPDEEESLQQQVRIDQLWEAPHSYGFHPCIKPTPRYKATEEWDRYITVKSNGGLNQMRTGIADMVAVARIMNATMVIPQLDRKSFWQDSSTFSDIFDERHFIAILQQDVKIVRELPKELELVPRARKHFTSWGSMGYYEEMTGLWKDYQVLHVAKSDSRLANNDLPLDIQRLRCRALYNALRFSPSIENLAKKLVERLRSKGGKYIALHLRYEKDMLAFTGCTYGLTDIEAKELRILRENTSHWKVKKINSTEQRIGGLCPLTPKEVGIFLQALGYPPSTTIYIAAGEIYGGDAYLSEFKSRFPNLVFKETVATSKELEAFADHASQTAALDYIMCIESDVFVPSYPGNMARVVEGHRRFLGHRKTVSPDRKGLVEVFEKMETGEVEEGVSLSSVITGMHKNRQGGPRKRRGLMPGIKGRARFRTEESFYENPLPECICGTKKHVHPA, encoded by the exons ATGGTAAAGGGaagaattggttcttcttctagAAACtcagcaagatataaaagtatctTGAAACCATCAACATCTCTTAATTCATCAATCACTTGTGTAGTTCTTGGTTTCTTCGTCattaccatattcttcttcatctgtACTTCAAGGTATAATGATGAACCCTCCAAATCTTTCTTACCAGATGAGGAGGAGTCCCTACAACAACAG GTGCGAATTGATCAACTGTGGGAAGCTCCTCATAGTTATGGTTTTCACCCATGTATCAAACCTACTCCTCGATATAAAG CAACTGAAGAATGGGACCGCTACATAACTGTCAAAAGCAATGGAGGGCTCAATCAAATGCGCACTGGT ATTGCTGATATGGTCGCTGTAGCACGAATAATGAATGCAACAATGGTGATTCCTCAATTGGACAGAAAGTCTTTTTGGCAAGATTCAAG TACATTCTCAGATATATTTGATGAGCGTCATTTCATTGCAATCCTGCAACAAGATGTAAAGATAGTCAGAGAGCTTCCCAAGGAATTGGAATTGGTTCCTAGAGCTCGGAAACACTTCACTTCATGGGGGAGTATGGGCTATTATGAAGAGATGACAGGATTATGGAAGGATTATCAG GTGCTTCATGTTGCAAAATCTGATTCCCGACTAGCAAACAATGACCTCCCTCTTGACATCCAGAGGTTGCGATGCCGTGCTTTGTACAATGCTCTCCGCTTCTCTCCTTCAATTGAGAATCTGGCAAAG AAGCTGGTGGAGCGGCTGAGATCAAAAGGTGGGAAATATATTGCTCTTCATCTTCGATACGAGAAAGATATGCTGGCTTTCACTGGTTGTACATATGGACTGACTGACATCGAAGCCAAAGAACTGAGAATTTTAAG AGAAAATACAAGCCACTGGAAGGTAAAGAAGATTAACTCAACAGAGCAAAGAATCGGAGGGCTATGTCCCCTAACTCCAAAGGAGGTTGGCATTTTCCTTCAAGCTCTTGGTTACCCTCCATCTACGACAATTTACATTGCTGCTGGAGAAATTTATGGTGGTGATGCTTACCTTTCAGAATTCAAATCCCGCTTTCCGAATCTTGTTTTCAAG GAAACAGTGGCAACTTCGAAAGAATTGGAAGCATTTGCAGATCATGCATCTCAAACAGCAGCTCTGGATTATATTATGTGCATAGAGAGTGACGTTTTTGTTCCATCATATCCAGGCAACATGGCAAGAGTTGTTGAGGGACACCGTAGATTCTTGGGTCACCGAAAAACAGTTTCCCCGGATAG gaaagGACTTGTTGAAGTTTTTGAAAAGATGGAAACGGGAGAGGTGGAAGAAGGAGTTTCATTATCATCTGTCATAACTGGGATGCACAAAAACAG GCAAGGAGGTCcaaggaagagaagaggtttgaTGCCAGGGATCAAAGGTCGAGCTAGGTTTAGAACTGAAGAATCTTTCTACGAGAATCCACTTCCAGAGTGCATTTGCGGAACCAAAAAGCATGTTCACCCTGCTTAA